In the Clostridium gelidum genome, TTATAGCTACTATAGATATAACAATGAAATAAATATAATTAAAGGTGGGAAAAATTATGGTTAAGTTATCTTTAAAAGAAAAGTTTGCATTTAAGTTTATTTTTAGTGAGAAAAGGGTTTATCAAAGATGGTATGGAAGATTTTTATCTTTCGGAATTGATTATGGAAGATTACAAAGAGTGGTGAAAAGAGTATCAAATTGGCTACAATGGTGTGATGAATGGACTAAAGAGGGAGATCAATTATATAAGAAAGCAGAAGAAGCATTGATTGATGGATATAAGTCTAAAGCAAAAGCATTATTTCATGAAGCGGTAGGTTGTTATCATGTTGGTCAGCATATATTTTTTATTGATAATAATCAAAAGGAAAGAACGCAAGAAAAAGCACGAACAAGCTATAAAAAAGCCATTGGTTTATATGAGGAAGAAGAAAGGCCTATACGGATTGATATTCCATTTAATAATGTAAAAATTCCTGGATACTTAAGGCTCGCAACTGGCAAAAATAAACCACTTATAATTTTTATAAATGGAATGGACAATATTAAGGAAGCAGAAGGTCATTCACAAGGTACACTATTTCAAAAACATGGATTTAATTTTTTTACCTTTGATGGATTAGGTCAAGGGGAAATGTGGAAGGATATGAAATTTGATGTAAAAGAATATCATAAAGCATTATCAGCAATCATTGATTGGTTTGAAAAACAACAAGAGTATGATATTGATATTGAGATTGAGAAAATAGCATTAGTTGGATTTAGTTTAGGAGGATATCTAGCACCAATGTGTGCAGCATATGATAAACGTGTAAAAGCTGTAGTTGGAAATAGTGGATTAGTTTATATAGGTGGATTAAATGGATTAAAGAAACTCAATCCAATTTGGCAAAGGGGTGTCACATATATGACTGGGTATGAGACATTAGAAGAAGCAGTTGATAAATTTAATTGGGATATTGAAAATTCACCTAATTTACAAGTACCGTTATTATTTTACCATGGAGGAAAAGATGAGGTAATGATTTCTCCAGAAATTCATGCTGAAAAAGTGATGAGGTGGGCAAAAGGAGATAAGACACTTAAATTTTATGAAGATGGAGAACATTGTACAATGAATTACTTAGATGAAGTATTTCCAGAGATAATAGATTGGATTAAAAAAGTTTTTAAATAGTAACATACTTGATAAGTTTCTAAGTGAATAAATTAAAGCAAGTAATGGTAATTGTTTACTATGTATCAATATGATAAAATATAGGGAAGATAATTACCATTATTTTTGGTTACCAAAATGTTACACTAAATAGTGTTTTTGGGGGTGTGATTATGAAGAAGAAAAGAGGCATTTTGCTCTATGCAGGATTAGTCATATAATTCAGCGGTTAGTTGTATAGAGTGTAAAAAATAATCGCTGTTTTATTTGTATATGGCAAACCTGCAATCTTGTGAAATATAATAAGAAGGAGCAGGATTAAGGTGGAGTATATAAATGCGAAAGATGTTTTACCAAAAACATTAATTCTTCAGATACAACAATATGTGGGTGGTAGTATAATTTACATACCTCAAAAGGATAGTGACAAAAAATCATGGGGAACTTATACAAATAGTAGAAATGAAATTACTGAAAGAAACAATGAAATTAAGAATAAGAAGAAGAACGGTGCAACAATAGATGATATTATGTCTGAATATCATTTGTCCTATGATACAATCAAGAGTATAGTTTATAGAAAGAAATAGAAGAAAGCAGTCGGTTGTTGAACTGGCTGCTTTTGTGTATTTACATTTATAATTAAGCATTACATATTATTCCATGATATTTTCATTTATACTTTAATCATAAATTGCAGCATGATAATATTCATAAGAGAACAATTTATAAAGATAAGTTCAAAATTTTTTATGAGGAACAGAAAATGCTAAATCATAAGTTTTTAAAATTTTTATGAAGCTGCAGATTATATAGGAAAATTGATAAGGAGTTAAAAAAATGGAGAGAATTAAAATGATAACTAAGCTTAATGAAATGTGCAAAAAATATGATAGAAAAGATTATCCAGGTATCGCTGTTGGAGTTGTAGAGAATGGTGAGCTAATATTCAGTAAAGGATATGGTGAAGCTAACTTGGATTATAATATTCCAATTGATGAAAATACAGTATTTCATGCTTGTTCTATGGCGAAACAATTTACAGCAGCCTGCATTGCCTTGTTGATAGAAGAAGGAAAATTATCATTAGATCAAGATGTTAGTAGTATCTTTCCGCAGCTTAAGAATTGTGGTGAGAAGGTTACCATATATAACTTGTTGTATATGACAAACGGAATACCTGATGTATATGATACAGCTTATTGTGTGTGTGGAATTCGGGATGATGAAGGTATCACTCGTGATGAGTTTTGGAGATATGTTACATCATGCGATTGGAAGTTTTTCAAGGTGGGAGAGAAATGGAGTTATGGTAATACAGGGTATTTCTTGCTTGGACAGATAGTTGAAGCTATAACTAAAACATCACTTAGTCAATATGCGGACGAGCATATTTTTAAACCTTTAGGTATGAATAGTACATTTATTAGAGATGATCGTACAAAAATTATCAAAAAAAGAGCTGTTGGATACTCAAATTATGATTATGTACATTATAATGATAGTTATAAACGTTATACTACAAGGAATGATAAACTTTCAATTAATGAGGAAAATGTGGAAGTTGGTGGTGCCGGTCAGATATGGACAACTATAAAGGATTTGCTTTTATGGGATAAAAATTTTTATAATAATATGCTTGGAAGAGGTTCAAGTGAGTTTATAAAGTTCCTTACAACATCTGGATTGCTCAGCAATGGCAAGGAATGTGGATATGGCTCAGGATTGTTTGTTGGCGAATTCTATGGCAATAAGATAGTACATCATGGAGGGTGGGCAGGCGGTTATAGTGCATACTACGCTCAACTTCCAGAAAAGAAATCATCTGTGATTATTTTAGGAAACCATACGGATTTTATGTATGATTTTGGCATTAATAATGGAGGATTAACGGAAGGTATTCTAAAACTATTAATCGGATATGATGATGAAAGAGACAATACGGAAGAGAAGCAATCTGATAATATAAATCTAAATCAAATTGAATTTGATTTAGATTTATCAGGTGAATATATAGATCAAGAGAGTAGTTGTTTATGGAATATAACAAAAAATAAGGATATTTATTATGTAGAAGATTCTATAGGAAATAGCACTAAAATACTTTACTATGGTGATAGTGTTTTTAAATCTGCAGATAAAGAGAAAATATATACAGTTGTGCAAAATAATAAACATATTATAGAGTGTATTAAATTACAGGACGTAGAAGCTTGCAGCAAGTTTTATCCCTTCTATAGAAAAAAACTTGATTTTTCTCAGTTAAAGATATATGAGGGAAGTTATCGTTGTAAAAAACTTGATGTCTCATATAATGTTAAAATCCATGATGGAAAATTATTTATAAGGAATGAGAATTTCCATAATAATGCTTTGGATTTATACTATACACATGCAATCAAAGATACTTTTATAAGTGATCATAATAGTCACATGGGGAATTACTGCACAACGTTTAGTAGAGACTCAAATAATCAAATAGCCTCATTTTCATATCGAGATGACACGCAGACTTTACGAGAAAATTTTATATTTATGAAGATACAGTAAAATATTTCTGAAATATATATCATAAGGGTGAATGGGAAACAAATAATCCAGAAGAATATGTGACTGAAATTCAGTTTCCTCTAGTATAATTTTAATCTACACAAATTATGTAATAGTTAAAAGTAAAATGATAAGAAGTATCTAAAGAGGTGCTTCTTATTTTCAATAAATCATTTTTCTTTTTAAAAAGAAAAATGGGTTTGAATATAATATAAATGAAAATATAAGTCTGGTATTTTTTTTGTTAATTGATATTATTAAATTGCAGGTAATAAATCAAATGGAGGATTTAAAGATGAAGGCTATTAGTAAAAAGTAGAAAAAAAGTAGCTATTATTTTATAAAAAAAGACCTTTAGGTAAGGAAAATGTGTAATGGAGGAAAATCATGAAATATACATATAAACACACATTAAGAGCATGTTATATTGGATATATCACGCAAGCAGTTGTTAATAATCTTGCACCTATACTTTTTATTATTTTTCAAAAACAATTTCATATTTCGTTTGAAGAGATAGGAAGGTTAGTTCTTATTAATTTTGCAACTCAAACATTTGCAGATGTTATTGCTATAAAGTATGTAGATAAACTAGGCTATAGAAAATCAGCAATACTCGCACATATATTTTGTGCTATTGGTCTTATTGGACTTTCAATATTACCTCAATTAATGATATCACCTTACATTGGATTAATTATGGCAGTGATGATTTATGCATTAGGAGGAGGAATACTTGAAGTATTAGTAAGTCCTATTGTAGAGTCAATTCCAGGAGATGAAAAAGCCTCCGCTATGAGTTTACTACACTCATTCTATTGTTGGGGGCAAATGGGAGTTGTGTTTATAACAACAATATTACTAAAATTAATAGGTGAGGATATGTGGACAATAATTCCTATAATATGGGCAGTTATTCCTATTTACAATGGATTTAAATTTATCAAAGTACCTCTGATGCCTCTGATGCCACAAGAGGAACAAATGCCAATAAAGGTATTACTAAAATCTAATCATATTTTAGTAGCATTTATGCTTATGCTATGCGCTGGGGCTTCTGAACTTACAATGTCTCAATGGTCATCTATATTTGCAGAAAAAGGATTAAGTGTTCCAAAAGTAATTGGAGATATAGCAGGACCATGCATGTTTGCAATATTTATGGGAATAGGTCGTACATTATATGGAATATGGGGAAGTAGAATAAATTTAAGAAAGGCATTGTTTGGAAGTGGTATTTTATGTGTTACTTGTTATGCGGTAACAGTATTTTCACCATGGCCAATGCTTTCACTTATAGCATGTGCAATAAGTGGACTATCAGTAAGTTTAATGTGGCCAGGAACTTTTAGCCTTTCTGCGAAGATGTATCCAAAAGGAGGAACAGCTATGTTTGGGATGCTTGCTATATTTGGAGATTTAGGTGGTTCAATTGGTCCTTGGTTAGCTGGTTTTATGTCTGATATTGCACAAAAATCAACTAAGATTATTGAAATTGGACAAGTTTATAATATTAATTTAGATCAATTGGGACTTAAAAGTGGATTATTTGTATCAACAGTTTTCCCTATTATGTTAGTATTAGCAGTCATTTTCTTAAAGGATGAAAAGAAGAAATTTAGTGAAAATTACAGAAAGATAAAATTAATTGATAAATAGTTTCAGTTAAATGTTGATTGTATAAAAGTAAATAAGTTATAATTGAATTCA is a window encoding:
- a CDS encoding alpha/beta hydrolase family protein yields the protein MVKLSLKEKFAFKFIFSEKRVYQRWYGRFLSFGIDYGRLQRVVKRVSNWLQWCDEWTKEGDQLYKKAEEALIDGYKSKAKALFHEAVGCYHVGQHIFFIDNNQKERTQEKARTSYKKAIGLYEEEERPIRIDIPFNNVKIPGYLRLATGKNKPLIIFINGMDNIKEAEGHSQGTLFQKHGFNFFTFDGLGQGEMWKDMKFDVKEYHKALSAIIDWFEKQQEYDIDIEIEKIALVGFSLGGYLAPMCAAYDKRVKAVVGNSGLVYIGGLNGLKKLNPIWQRGVTYMTGYETLEEAVDKFNWDIENSPNLQVPLLFYHGGKDEVMISPEIHAEKVMRWAKGDKTLKFYEDGEHCTMNYLDEVFPEIIDWIKKVFK
- a CDS encoding CD3324 family protein; the encoded protein is MEYINAKDVLPKTLILQIQQYVGGSIIYIPQKDSDKKSWGTYTNSRNEITERNNEIKNKKKNGATIDDIMSEYHLSYDTIKSIVYRKK
- a CDS encoding MFS transporter; translation: MKYTYKHTLRACYIGYITQAVVNNLAPILFIIFQKQFHISFEEIGRLVLINFATQTFADVIAIKYVDKLGYRKSAILAHIFCAIGLIGLSILPQLMISPYIGLIMAVMIYALGGGILEVLVSPIVESIPGDEKASAMSLLHSFYCWGQMGVVFITTILLKLIGEDMWTIIPIIWAVIPIYNGFKFIKVPLMPLMPQEEQMPIKVLLKSNHILVAFMLMLCAGASELTMSQWSSIFAEKGLSVPKVIGDIAGPCMFAIFMGIGRTLYGIWGSRINLRKALFGSGILCVTCYAVTVFSPWPMLSLIACAISGLSVSLMWPGTFSLSAKMYPKGGTAMFGMLAIFGDLGGSIGPWLAGFMSDIAQKSTKIIEIGQVYNINLDQLGLKSGLFVSTVFPIMLVLAVIFLKDEKKKFSENYRKIKLIDK
- a CDS encoding serine hydrolase domain-containing protein, which gives rise to MERIKMITKLNEMCKKYDRKDYPGIAVGVVENGELIFSKGYGEANLDYNIPIDENTVFHACSMAKQFTAACIALLIEEGKLSLDQDVSSIFPQLKNCGEKVTIYNLLYMTNGIPDVYDTAYCVCGIRDDEGITRDEFWRYVTSCDWKFFKVGEKWSYGNTGYFLLGQIVEAITKTSLSQYADEHIFKPLGMNSTFIRDDRTKIIKKRAVGYSNYDYVHYNDSYKRYTTRNDKLSINEENVEVGGAGQIWTTIKDLLLWDKNFYNNMLGRGSSEFIKFLTTSGLLSNGKECGYGSGLFVGEFYGNKIVHHGGWAGGYSAYYAQLPEKKSSVIILGNHTDFMYDFGINNGGLTEGILKLLIGYDDERDNTEEKQSDNINLNQIEFDLDLSGEYIDQESSCLWNITKNKDIYYVEDSIGNSTKILYYGDSVFKSADKEKIYTVVQNNKHIIECIKLQDVEACSKFYPFYRKKLDFSQLKIYEGSYRCKKLDVSYNVKIHDGKLFIRNENFHNNALDLYYTHAIKDTFISDHNSHMGNYCTTFSRDSNNQIASFSYRDDTQTLRENFIFMKIQ